A region from the Flexistipes sp. genome encodes:
- a CDS encoding ATP synthase subunit I, whose translation MIKTIKTMRIKKIVIISLIFFVILYTVFKIFYSGTFALSLAAGWAVSFGNFIGLAFKLKSTLNGGYAKALVFNSQFRLLLTGILLFAFFKNFEVSYIGLLTGLLINAISIPVGGILELRRDTDGTPT comes from the coding sequence ATGATAAAAACGATAAAGACGATGAGAATTAAAAAAATCGTAATAATCTCATTGATTTTTTTTGTGATTTTGTATACAGTATTCAAGATTTTCTACAGCGGTACTTTTGCGTTAAGCCTTGCAGCAGGCTGGGCTGTTTCGTTTGGCAATTTTATAGGACTTGCGTTTAAACTGAAGAGCACACTTAACGGTGGATATGCAAAGGCTTTGGTTTTTAATTCTCAGTTCAGACTTTTGCTGACAGGGATACTGCTTTTTGCTTTTTTTAAGAATTTTGAAGTGAGCTATATAGGCTTGCTTACCGGTTTACTGATAAATGCAATATCTATACCCGTAGGTGGAATATTAGAACTCAGGAGGGATACTGATGGAACACCCACTTAA
- the rplQ gene encoding 50S ribosomal protein L17, which translates to MRHRISGKKLGKSTPHRYAMLRNMAKSLVEHGRIETTVDRAKTLRQFVEPLITLGKKGDVSARRLALRRLPDKKAVHRIFDEISPKFKNRPGGYTRILKTGYREGDNANSAIIEFVEDISTPGQSSENEETAEKSE; encoded by the coding sequence ATGCGTCACAGAATATCCGGAAAAAAGTTAGGTAAATCAACACCACATAGATATGCTATGTTGAGAAACATGGCTAAATCTTTAGTGGAACATGGAAGAATAGAAACAACTGTAGACAGAGCGAAGACTCTCAGACAGTTTGTTGAGCCCTTGATCACACTTGGCAAAAAAGGTGATGTTTCCGCCAGGAGACTCGCTTTAAGACGACTCCCCGATAAAAAAGCGGTTCACAGGATTTTCGATGAAATATCACCTAAATTCAAAAACAGACCGGGTGGATACACCAGGATACTGAAAACTGGATACAGGGAAGGTGATAACGCTAATTCTGCAATAATAGAATTTGTAGAGGATATCAGTACACCCGGGCAATCTTCGGAAAATGAGGAAACTGCAGAAAAAAGTGAATAA
- the hemL gene encoding glutamate-1-semialdehyde 2,1-aminomutase produces the protein MNLFEESKKYIPGGVNSPVRAFGSVGGDPVFIKRAHGSKVYDINDKEYLDYICSWGPLILGHADEDVVNAVVNAAKNGTSFGAPTELELKLAKKVVENVPSMDMVRMVNSGTEAVMSAIRVARAYTEKDKIIKFEGCYHGHSDGLLVKAGSAALTFGQPSSPGVPDDYAKNTLVAEYNNLDSVKKLVKENKGEVAAVIVEPVAGNMGVVLPKDGFLKDLEEFCKNEGILLIFDEVITGFRLAPGGAGEYFGVDADLTTMGKIIGGGLPVGAYGGKKEIMEMVSPTGPVTQAGTLSGNPLAMAAGLATLDKVCAPGFHKNLAEKSEKLWQGMRDNCRKLNVNYAFNTIESMGCLFFKEGEVTSFKEATSSDTDKFAKFFHGMLKQGITIAPSQFEATFVSDKHSDEDIEYTIKAHYNALKDL, from the coding sequence ATGAATCTTTTTGAAGAATCCAAAAAATATATACCGGGCGGTGTAAACAGTCCGGTAAGGGCTTTTGGTTCTGTTGGTGGAGATCCGGTTTTTATCAAAAGAGCTCATGGTTCTAAAGTGTATGATATCAATGATAAAGAATACCTTGACTATATCTGCTCATGGGGTCCTTTGATTTTAGGCCATGCAGACGAGGATGTGGTTAATGCCGTGGTCAATGCTGCCAAAAATGGTACGAGTTTTGGTGCCCCCACTGAGCTGGAGCTGAAACTTGCAAAAAAAGTTGTGGAAAATGTTCCGTCTATGGATATGGTCCGCATGGTGAACTCAGGCACTGAAGCAGTAATGTCGGCAATCAGAGTGGCAAGGGCATATACCGAAAAGGATAAAATAATAAAATTTGAAGGATGTTATCACGGTCATTCAGACGGTCTGCTTGTTAAAGCCGGCAGTGCGGCACTGACTTTCGGTCAGCCCAGCAGCCCTGGTGTTCCGGATGATTATGCAAAAAATACATTGGTGGCTGAGTATAATAATCTCGATTCAGTTAAAAAGCTGGTGAAAGAAAATAAAGGGGAAGTTGCTGCAGTTATTGTGGAGCCAGTGGCCGGCAATATGGGTGTTGTACTGCCAAAAGACGGTTTTTTGAAAGATTTGGAAGAATTTTGTAAAAATGAAGGTATCCTGCTTATTTTTGATGAAGTAATAACAGGCTTCAGACTTGCTCCCGGCGGGGCAGGTGAATATTTTGGTGTTGATGCTGACCTTACAACGATGGGTAAAATTATAGGAGGAGGTCTTCCTGTTGGTGCCTATGGCGGCAAGAAGGAAATTATGGAGATGGTTTCTCCCACCGGACCAGTTACTCAGGCCGGGACGCTGAGCGGAAATCCATTGGCTATGGCTGCAGGTCTGGCTACTCTTGATAAAGTCTGCGCTCCCGGATTTCATAAAAACTTAGCTGAGAAATCGGAAAAACTTTGGCAGGGAATGCGTGATAATTGCAGAAAACTCAATGTGAATTATGCTTTCAATACTATAGAGTCTATGGGTTGTTTGTTTTTCAAAGAAGGTGAAGTCACCAGTTTTAAAGAGGCTACATCCAGCGATACGGATAAGTTTGCGAAGTTTTTCCACGGGATGTTGAAACAGGGGATTACGATAGCTCCCAGTCAATTTGAGGCTACTTTTGTATCCGATAAACATTCTGATGAAGATATTGAGTACACTATTAAAGCACATTACAATGCGCTTAAAGATTTATAG
- the abc-f gene encoding ribosomal protection-like ABC-F family protein, producing the protein MNVLNVKYINKSYAADPVFRDVSFSVNKGEKVALIGQNGSGKSTLLKIISGDIPADSGDIILAKSSKIASISQETCFKGTLFEFMTEDYRDLLKMETEMQKHLTPDELDSLMLKYEKEGGYEYKAKIRTVLKGLGFAESEWERDFGELSGGEKIRGKLARVLAGRGDILLLDEPTNHLDIGMIIWLENFIKNTDKTVIFVSHDRRFIRNTATGVLYLADKNLMSFNLNYEEFEKHLNIEIEKGRKQKRLIDDRKKELEEFIRKYRAGIKSKQVTMREKMLDDLENQEKSLFTPEKNNTSSFDIGKNREENATVLDVTKLGIGYGSDIIKENISFKLYKGEKTALIGSNGTGKSTFLKVIAGRMKGLSGDFSLGSRVQVGYLDQNFENLNSDHTVMEELLNMSTELDVNDVLSTAARLGLESEDMNKKIEVLSGGEKTRVCFIKLVLKGANFLILDEPTNHLDIEGVKALKEALLRFSGAVLLVSHDRYFLEGIADKYIVFKDTGIFEDYGSIDNIIEKYSLQYQSVNDKKKRESKNISVKKKRVNNFKVDQAKEMILEIEDQLEELYSERNELETEWERLAEVNKNIDSLEEELIYKYDELEKLEKGEV; encoded by the coding sequence GTGAATGTACTAAATGTTAAGTATATTAATAAAAGCTACGCTGCCGATCCTGTTTTCCGTGATGTTTCGTTTTCTGTTAACAAAGGTGAGAAGGTTGCACTTATCGGACAAAACGGCAGTGGCAAATCCACCCTTTTGAAGATTATTTCCGGGGACATTCCGGCAGATTCCGGTGATATTATTCTGGCCAAGTCATCAAAAATCGCTTCGATCAGCCAGGAAACCTGTTTTAAAGGGACACTGTTTGAGTTTATGACTGAAGATTACAGAGACTTATTAAAGATGGAAACAGAGATGCAGAAGCATCTGACACCTGATGAGCTGGATTCATTAATGCTGAAGTATGAAAAGGAAGGCGGATATGAATATAAAGCAAAAATAAGGACAGTACTTAAAGGTCTCGGTTTTGCAGAATCTGAGTGGGAGAGAGATTTCGGCGAATTATCCGGCGGGGAAAAGATAAGGGGGAAACTTGCAAGAGTATTAGCCGGCAGAGGCGATATTCTGCTGTTGGACGAGCCTACGAACCATCTTGATATCGGTATGATTATCTGGCTGGAAAATTTTATTAAGAATACGGACAAAACAGTTATTTTTGTGAGTCATGACAGAAGATTTATCAGAAATACAGCAACAGGTGTTCTCTATTTGGCTGATAAAAATCTGATGAGTTTTAACTTGAATTATGAAGAATTTGAAAAGCATTTGAATATAGAGATTGAAAAGGGAAGAAAGCAGAAACGTTTAATTGATGACAGGAAAAAAGAGCTTGAAGAGTTTATCAGGAAATACAGGGCAGGTATTAAATCCAAGCAGGTAACAATGAGAGAAAAAATGCTAGATGATTTAGAAAATCAGGAAAAGAGTCTATTTACACCCGAAAAAAACAATACATCATCTTTTGATATAGGCAAAAACAGAGAGGAAAATGCAACGGTCCTTGATGTTACTAAGCTTGGGATAGGTTATGGAAGCGATATTATAAAAGAAAACATTTCCTTTAAATTATACAAAGGAGAAAAAACTGCTCTTATAGGTTCTAATGGCACAGGAAAATCGACTTTTCTGAAAGTGATTGCGGGGCGTATGAAAGGGTTATCCGGTGATTTTTCTCTGGGCAGCAGGGTGCAGGTTGGGTATCTGGATCAGAATTTTGAAAATTTGAATTCGGATCACACTGTCATGGAAGAGCTTCTGAATATGAGCACTGAGCTTGATGTGAATGACGTGCTGAGTACAGCTGCAAGACTTGGGCTTGAAAGTGAAGATATGAATAAAAAAATCGAAGTACTCAGCGGTGGTGAGAAAACCAGGGTTTGTTTTATTAAACTTGTTTTAAAAGGTGCCAACTTTCTTATACTTGATGAGCCTACCAACCATCTGGACATTGAGGGTGTAAAAGCTCTGAAGGAAGCACTGTTGAGGTTTTCCGGTGCAGTTTTGCTTGTTTCCCATGACAGATACTTTCTGGAAGGTATCGCAGATAAATATATAGTATTTAAAGATACAGGCATTTTTGAGGATTATGGCAGTATTGATAATATTATTGAAAAGTATTCTTTGCAGTATCAGTCTGTTAATGATAAGAAAAAACGAGAGAGTAAAAATATTAGTGTTAAAAAGAAACGGGTTAACAATTTTAAAGTGGATCAGGCTAAAGAGATGATCCTGGAGATAGAAGATCAGCTGGAAGAGCTTTATTCGGAAAGAAACGAACTGGAAACGGAATGGGAACGTCTGGCCGAGGTGAATAAAAATATAGATTCTCTTGAAGAAGAATTAATTTATAAGTATGATGAGCTGGAAAAATTAGAAAAGGGGGAAGTATGA
- the atpE gene encoding ATP synthase F0 subunit C — MSKVLRILINVALIIGAFSASAFAADGGASSAEWAIYLGAGLGIGIAAHGTGIGQGNATAKAVEGISRNPGASGKIITPMIIGLAMIESLAIYALVVSLILLFVV; from the coding sequence ATGTCTAAAGTATTACGTATTCTGATCAACGTGGCGTTGATCATAGGAGCATTTTCAGCAAGCGCTTTTGCTGCTGATGGTGGTGCATCATCTGCTGAGTGGGCAATTTATCTTGGTGCAGGCCTTGGTATTGGAATTGCTGCACATGGTACCGGTATAGGTCAGGGTAATGCCACAGCTAAAGCTGTTGAAGGTATATCCAGAAATCCCGGTGCATCAGGTAAAATCATTACTCCTATGATCATCGGTCTTGCTATGATCGAGTCTTTGGCAATTTATGCACTTGTTGTCAGTTTGATACTTCTTTTTGTAGTATAA
- a CDS encoding class II aldolase/adducin family protein — translation MRIEDQFVFYGKKCVEEGMTTSFFGNISFLQGDLLYITASGAMLDDLGQNDILQLNIKKEFPAEKSASSELCVHRKIYERTSFKSVIHTHSLYTVILSKHESQLSFQLSEVLPFLENIPVVEGRSGSMQLAENVASAAEKSCLVVVKEHGVFAQASSLKEAYVRISALEYVSKKTVLEQIYYRG, via the coding sequence ATGAGAATAGAAGATCAGTTTGTTTTTTATGGCAAAAAATGTGTAGAAGAGGGGATGACAACCTCATTCTTCGGTAATATTTCTTTTTTGCAGGGTGATCTGCTGTATATTACTGCATCAGGAGCTATGCTTGACGATCTGGGACAAAATGATATTTTGCAGCTTAATATTAAAAAGGAATTTCCTGCTGAAAAAAGTGCTTCATCTGAATTGTGTGTTCATCGTAAGATATATGAAAGAACATCTTTTAAAAGCGTAATACACACCCACAGCTTATATACAGTTATTCTTTCAAAGCATGAATCACAACTTTCATTTCAGCTTTCCGAAGTGTTGCCTTTCCTGGAGAACATACCGGTTGTTGAAGGCAGAAGCGGCAGTATGCAGCTGGCTGAGAATGTGGCGTCTGCCGCCGAAAAAAGCTGTCTTGTGGTTGTGAAGGAACATGGTGTATTTGCCCAGGCTTCATCATTGAAAGAAGCCTATGTCAGAATTTCAGCTTTGGAATATGTCAGCAAAAAGACCGTCCTTGAACAGATATATTATCGGGGATGA
- a CDS encoding DNA-directed RNA polymerase subunit alpha — translation MVMNFRSLIKPKKIEQEKVTKNYGKYSIEPYEKGFGITVGNALRRVLLSSIEGSAVVGIRIDGVNHEYATIPGVLEDVVDIILNVKSLDLKLHTHEQRKVRIEKKGEGNVTAADIIGDPNVEVLDGSQHIATITDPNVTLNMELFVERGVGYVPAEDMKEKFDEVDIIPVDAVFAPIRKVNYTVDNARVGHSTDYDKLILELETDGSINPEDAIAFAAKIIKDHMELFINFEEPEYEEEEDEVDEKNEQILELLDKSIEELELSVRAYNCLKNAEIKTLAELCSKTDAEMLKTKNFGRKSLEEIKKVLSELGLSLGMDLESIGYTEKNESEGEE, via the coding sequence ATAGTAATGAATTTTAGAAGCCTTATAAAGCCGAAAAAAATTGAGCAGGAAAAAGTTACAAAGAATTACGGGAAATATTCTATAGAACCGTATGAAAAAGGCTTCGGTATTACTGTGGGCAACGCTTTAAGAAGGGTTTTGCTCTCTTCGATAGAAGGGAGTGCTGTTGTCGGCATTAGAATTGATGGTGTAAACCACGAATATGCAACTATACCCGGAGTTCTTGAAGATGTTGTTGATATTATTCTTAATGTCAAATCTCTTGATCTTAAGCTTCATACCCATGAGCAGCGAAAAGTAAGAATTGAGAAAAAAGGTGAAGGCAACGTTACAGCTGCCGACATTATTGGTGATCCAAATGTTGAAGTTCTGGACGGAAGTCAGCACATTGCAACCATCACCGATCCCAATGTAACGCTCAATATGGAGTTGTTTGTTGAAAGAGGCGTCGGATATGTCCCTGCTGAGGATATGAAGGAGAAATTTGATGAAGTGGATATCATTCCTGTTGATGCTGTCTTTGCACCAATAAGAAAGGTTAACTACACAGTTGACAATGCAAGGGTTGGCCACAGTACAGATTATGATAAACTCATCCTTGAGCTTGAAACCGACGGTTCCATCAACCCTGAAGATGCCATTGCATTTGCTGCTAAAATTATAAAAGATCATATGGAACTTTTTATCAATTTTGAAGAGCCGGAGTATGAAGAAGAGGAAGATGAAGTTGATGAGAAGAATGAGCAAATCCTTGAACTTTTGGATAAAAGCATCGAAGAGCTTGAGCTGTCAGTGAGGGCATATAACTGCCTTAAAAATGCTGAAATTAAGACTTTGGCTGAGCTCTGTTCCAAAACTGATGCAGAAATGCTGAAAACAAAAAACTTTGGAAGAAAGTCACTGGAAGAGATTAAAAAAGTTTTGAGTGAGCTGGGACTGAGCTTAGGAATGGATTTGGAGAGTATCGGTTATACTGAGAAAAATGAATCTGAGGGAGAGGAATAA
- a CDS encoding AtpZ/AtpI family protein, whose product MSKGKFDKNSRQWLNASTIGISMVLAIVVGTLMGVYLDKYFGTKPWLTLIFMILGIIAGFKNVFYFLKKTDIYDKNDKDDEN is encoded by the coding sequence ATGAGTAAAGGAAAGTTTGATAAAAATTCCAGACAATGGCTTAACGCAAGTACCATAGGTATTTCCATGGTGCTTGCCATTGTTGTGGGAACCCTTATGGGTGTGTATCTCGATAAATATTTTGGTACCAAACCCTGGCTGACACTTATTTTTATGATTTTGGGAATAATAGCAGGTTTTAAAAATGTTTTTTATTTCTTAAAGAAGACGGATATATATGATAAAAACGATAAAGACGATGAGAATTAA
- the rpsM gene encoding 30S ribosomal protein S13 — MARIAGVDIPNNKKVEVGLTYIYGIGPSTALRIVEESGVDRTKRVSELSEQEISAIRKFIDSHLMVEGDLRKEKAMNIKRLMEINCYRGYRHKNNMPCRGQKTRSNARTRRGMAGRGSIKRK; from the coding sequence GTGGCACGTATAGCTGGTGTTGACATACCTAATAATAAAAAAGTGGAAGTGGGGCTTACCTATATCTACGGAATCGGTCCGAGTACCGCTTTGAGAATTGTTGAAGAATCCGGGGTAGACCGCACAAAACGAGTTAGTGAACTCAGTGAGCAGGAAATTTCCGCAATCAGGAAATTTATCGACTCTCATCTGATGGTGGAAGGTGATCTGCGTAAAGAAAAGGCTATGAACATTAAACGCCTCATGGAGATTAACTGTTACAGAGGATACAGACATAAAAACAATATGCCCTGCAGAGGGCAGAAAACACGCAGTAATGCCCGCACAAGAAGGGGCATGGCCGGAAGAGGCAGTATAAAAAGAAAATAA
- the rpsK gene encoding 30S ribosomal protein S11 has translation MAKPRKRREKRNIPKGVAHIQSTFNNTIVTFSDINGNTVCWSASGGEGFKNSRKSTPYAAQLTAESAAKKALDNGMREVEINVKGPGAGRENAIRAIQSAGIKITVIRDTTPVPHNGCRPRKKRRV, from the coding sequence ATGGCTAAGCCAAGAAAAAGAAGAGAAAAAAGAAATATCCCCAAGGGTGTAGCGCACATTCAGTCGACATTTAACAATACAATTGTTACTTTTTCCGATATTAACGGCAATACGGTCTGCTGGTCAGCCAGCGGCGGAGAAGGGTTTAAGAATTCGAGAAAATCCACCCCTTATGCAGCTCAGCTGACAGCTGAATCTGCTGCCAAAAAGGCTCTTGATAACGGAATGAGAGAGGTGGAAATTAATGTGAAAGGTCCAGGAGCGGGCCGGGAAAATGCAATCAGGGCAATTCAGTCTGCAGGTATTAAGATAACAGTTATCAGGGACACTACTCCTGTGCCACATAACGGCTGCAGACCGAGAAAGAAAAGAAGAGTATAA
- a CDS encoding ATP-binding cassette domain-containing protein gives MNKSDMKRGVKSPPFFLEAKNLNFSRNNEIILKDINFTGAFSGVCLIKGMVGTGKTTLLKLIADIFEPDSGMVSLKYKDVESTKYFVHANPEFNFVMGNVQDEIKIAGLNSDKFDSYNNMDIDELSGGQLKKLSVLIAVESNKDIVIIDEPFEMLDDNEMMNVYETIVEKSGKKGFVIATHENILDDVAEVIINL, from the coding sequence ATGAATAAATCAGATATGAAAAGGGGGGTTAAAAGCCCCCCTTTTTTTTTAGAAGCAAAAAATCTGAATTTTTCAAGAAACAATGAAATAATTTTGAAGGATATCAATTTCACCGGCGCTTTTAGTGGAGTCTGTCTTATCAAAGGAATGGTGGGCACAGGCAAAACCACACTTTTGAAATTAATTGCAGATATCTTTGAACCCGATTCCGGCATGGTCTCGCTTAAATATAAAGATGTAGAAAGTACTAAATATTTTGTTCATGCCAACCCCGAATTTAATTTTGTAATGGGAAACGTCCAGGATGAGATTAAAATAGCAGGATTGAACTCTGATAAGTTTGACAGCTACAATAATATGGATATTGATGAATTATCAGGCGGTCAGCTTAAAAAACTATCCGTTTTGATTGCAGTTGAAAGCAATAAGGATATTGTTATAATAGATGAGCCCTTTGAGATGCTTGATGATAATGAAATGATGAATGTCTATGAAACAATAGTGGAGAAATCCGGTAAAAAGGGATTTGTTATTGCTACACATGAAAATATTCTGGATGATGTAGCTGAAGTGATAATTAATCTGTGA
- the rpsD gene encoding 30S ribosomal protein S4, protein MARYTEAVCKLCRREGQKLYLKGERCFKDKCGFEKKGYPPGQHGQMRKKISDYGMQLREKQKVKRIYGVLEAQFRVYFAKAVQREGITGENLLQILERRLDNVVFRSGFASSRNEARQFVNHNHFVVNGKKINIPSFQVRPGDVVELKEKSRKIPRINESLETAEGRGIPEWVAVDKSGYKSTVNRLPARDDIAYDIHEHLIVELYSK, encoded by the coding sequence TTGGCTAGATATACAGAAGCGGTATGTAAATTATGCAGGAGAGAAGGACAAAAGCTGTATTTGAAAGGTGAAAGGTGCTTTAAAGACAAGTGCGGTTTTGAGAAAAAAGGGTATCCACCCGGTCAGCACGGTCAGATGCGTAAAAAAATCAGTGATTATGGAATGCAGCTAAGGGAAAAACAGAAGGTTAAAAGGATATATGGTGTTTTAGAGGCACAGTTCAGAGTGTATTTTGCAAAAGCGGTGCAAAGGGAAGGCATTACCGGTGAGAATCTGCTGCAGATACTTGAGAGAAGGCTGGATAATGTTGTCTTCAGGTCAGGTTTTGCAAGCAGCAGGAACGAAGCAAGGCAGTTTGTCAATCATAATCATTTTGTTGTAAACGGCAAAAAAATAAATATCCCTTCATTTCAGGTTAGACCCGGGGATGTTGTTGAACTGAAAGAGAAAAGCCGCAAAATTCCACGTATAAATGAATCGCTTGAAACGGCGGAAGGCAGAGGAATTCCGGAATGGGTTGCAGTCGACAAATCGGGATATAAATCCACTGTTAACAGATTGCCCGCTAGAGATGATATAGCTTATGACATTCACGAACACCTGATTGTCGAGCTTTACTCTAAGTAA
- a CDS encoding ABC transporter ATP-binding protein: MYFYADQLSLSADGKTIFHDISFELLKGSITCVYGCNGSGKTVLLKTLLGLIQPDRGEIRKFVDNNEIGACLQFPEHLIYHSTVEKEIISLTSDRGLADEVLQNLGLTGKSTVSPMLLSEGQKRLMFLMSLFVSHTLVFIDEPFTSLDRRSINFIADKMKVYAGNGKSILYTTNRVRQTVHADKIVKL; this comes from the coding sequence ATGTATTTTTATGCTGATCAGCTGAGCTTGTCTGCGGATGGGAAAACAATATTTCATGATATTTCTTTTGAGCTTTTAAAAGGCAGTATTACATGTGTTTACGGATGCAATGGTTCCGGAAAAACAGTGTTGCTAAAAACATTATTGGGGCTCATACAACCTGACAGAGGGGAAATTAGAAAGTTTGTTGATAATAATGAAATAGGTGCCTGTCTGCAGTTTCCGGAACACCTTATATATCATTCAACAGTTGAGAAAGAAATCATAAGCTTAACTTCAGACAGAGGATTGGCTGATGAGGTTTTGCAAAATCTGGGGCTGACAGGTAAAAGTACAGTTTCTCCTATGCTTTTAAGTGAGGGGCAAAAAAGACTGATGTTTCTCATGTCGCTGTTTGTTTCGCATACACTGGTTTTTATCGACGAGCCTTTTACATCTCTTGACCGCAGGAGTATTAATTTTATCGCTGATAAAATGAAAGTTTACGCCGGAAATGGTAAAAGCATTCTTTATACCACAAACAGGGTCAGGCAAACTGTTCATGCTGATAAGATTGTTAAATTATAG
- the atpB gene encoding F0F1 ATP synthase subunit A, which produces MEHPLNIFSFLPHEITAKYLHVLMTFVVILISLAIGLIVSRKNKMVPDRSQNAIELAVNGVYDMCMDIMGKDGKPYFPLVFAIGLYVLFSNVLGLVPGFSSPTANLNTTLAPALIVFVTYNFIGIKRHGAGYIKHFMGPILWLSPLMIIIEVIGHISRPVSLSVRLFGNIFGKEVLLMVLFMLVPFLVPLPIYFLGIFVAVLQTYVFMMLTMIYISGALEEAH; this is translated from the coding sequence ATGGAACACCCACTTAATATTTTTTCCTTTTTACCGCATGAAATTACTGCCAAATATCTTCATGTTCTGATGACTTTTGTAGTAATTCTTATATCACTGGCAATCGGACTTATTGTTTCAAGGAAAAACAAAATGGTGCCTGATAGAAGCCAAAACGCTATAGAACTGGCAGTTAACGGCGTTTATGATATGTGTATGGACATTATGGGTAAAGACGGAAAACCTTATTTCCCTTTGGTTTTTGCCATAGGATTATATGTGCTTTTTTCGAATGTACTGGGTTTAGTCCCGGGTTTCAGTTCTCCCACTGCAAATCTCAACACTACACTTGCCCCGGCGTTAATAGTGTTTGTTACGTATAATTTTATAGGCATTAAAAGACACGGCGCTGGGTATATTAAGCATTTTATGGGGCCAATTTTGTGGCTTTCCCCTCTAATGATAATAATTGAAGTTATAGGTCATATTTCAAGACCTGTATCCCTTTCTGTGAGGCTTTTTGGAAACATTTTTGGTAAAGAAGTGCTGCTTATGGTTCTTTTTATGCTTGTACCATTTCTGGTGCCTCTGCCCATATATTTTCTCGGCATCTTTGTAGCCGTTTTGCAGACATATGTTTTTATGATGTTAACAATGATTTATATTAGTGGTGCTCTTGAAGAAGCACATTAA